The Gemmatimonadaceae bacterium region CTGGCTCTGCGCTGTCAGCTCGGCGGACGTCGCTCCGGGCGTGCGGACGCGGATGTCGAGCTCCGTGATGTGGATCTTGAGGCCAAGCGCGGCGAAGCGGTTGAACGTCGCGATGAGCGTCTCTTTCGACGGCACGCCGGTCGCGTCGGCATTGACCTGGAAGTGCGCCTGGAAGCCGATGCCGTCGATCGGAACGCCGCGCGACTTCATGCCGCTGAGTCGCGCGAACACTGAGTCCTGCTTCAGCCCCGGCGTCTCCAGGTTGTAGTCGTTGTAGAAGAGCAGGGCTGCCGGGTCGGCCGCGCGCGCCTCTTGAAACGCGAGGTCGATGTAGCCAGCGCCGAGTGTCGTTGCCCACGGCGAGCCGGTCACGCGGAGCGAGCCCGTGCCGTCGTTGAACGCTTCGTTGACGACGTCCCAGGCGAGGATCTTTCCCTTGTAGTGGCCGACCACGCTGTCGATGTGCTCCTTGAGCACGACCTTGAGCGTGTCGGGATCCCACGTCGCGCCCGTGAGCCACGCCGGATTCTGCTGATACCAGACCAGCGTGTGGCCGCGCACCTTCATCCCGTTCGCCTGCGCGAACGCGACCATCGAGTCGGGGTTCGTCCACCGGTACGAGTAACGCGAGTCGCGGTGGATCGAGCTCCACTTCATGACGTTGCCGGCGACGATCAGGTTGAACTCGCGCGCGACGACCGCGTCGTACGCGGCCGGGCTGGCGCCGAAGAACGCCGCGTCTACCGAGACGCCGAACGATCGCCCTTTTGCCGAGGCCAACCCGCGAAGCGTGGTCGTCGGCGGCGTGATGCACTTGGCTTGCGTCGGATCCTGCGCGCACGTCTTCTCCAGGGGCGTCGTCGTGCCGGAGTCGCCGCTCCCGCCGCATGCGCCGAGAATGAGGGCCGCCGCCGCGGCCGCCACTCCCGGAAACGCGCGCATCACGAAACCGGATGGTTGTCCGGATCCCACCGATGGATGGAGTCGGCGACACCCTGAAGATGCTTCCGCATGCGCTCGACGCCGAGCGGTTCATCCCGGTTTTCCAGCGCCTCGAGGATGGCGAGATGCTCACGGTGGTCGCGCTCCCGCGAACCGAAAATGCCGAGGATCAAGCGCTGCTCCTCGGTGAAGAGATCGCGCAGCACGTCGAGCAGCTGGAGCAGCACCGTGTTGCCGGACGCGATCGCGATCTGACGGTGGAACCCCATGTTCGTCTCGTTCAGCACGACGTCGTCGTCGAAGTTGTCGCCGGCCTGCTTGAGCAGCCGGCGCATCTCGACCAAATCCTCGAGCGTCGCGTTCTTCACGGCCTCGGAGACGGATTTCATCTCGAGGGGCATGCGCGTGTCGATGAGATCGAGCAGCAGCTTCTTGGTGACCGTGCCGGGGTAGTCCGGGCTCGCCAGGACGAGAACCTCCTCGCTGCGGCTCACGTAGACGCCCGAGCCATGGCGAATCTCGACGATGCCCATCGTCTCGAGCTTTTTGAGCGCTTCGCGGATCGTCGGGTGGCCGACGCTGAATCGCTTGGCCATTTCCATGATCGGCGGCAGGCGGTCGCCCTGGCCGTAATCGCCCTTTTGTATCATGGCGCGGATCCGCTGCGCGAGCTTGTCGGACAAGCTCTGCTTCAGAACCGGCGCGAATGCGTCTCTCATTGGGCCGTCTCCAGTGGGGCGGTGCCTACCGCGCTGTGGCGCGGGCGGCCACCGACATCACCGCGTCGAACGCCGGTTTCGGGCGATCGGCTCGGTCGAACAACAGCGGATAACTGGTCCGCCCGGGGACGGGCCAGTTGTTCAGCCATGAGTCGCCATCACCGACGCCCCAGAAGGTAACGCGGTCGATGACGTTCCGATGGGATGCGAAAACGCGAAACAGGTCGGCGTACCGCGCGGCGAGGGCGCGCTGCACCGAGTCGGGGAGTCCGGCGGCATACGGATTCGCGGCCGCCGACGCCTGGCCTCGAGTCGCGACGTCGGCCCCGCGGTTCTGCGTGGCCGGCGGAAGAATGTCGACGTCGAGCTCGGTGATGTTGACCTTCACTCCGGTGGCGCTCAGCGCACGGATGGTCGAATCGACCTGCGCGACGCTCGGCCAGTCCATCTTGTCGTGGCTCTGTGAGCCGACGGCGTACACGGGAACGCCGGCCGCTTGCAACCGCTTCACCAGCGCGACGGCGCCGTTTCGTTTCGGCGCGTTGTCGAGCGAATAGTCGTTGTAGTAGAGCTGCGCGCTCGGATCGGCTTCGTGCGCGAACTGGAACGCCTTCACCAGATAATCCTCGCCGATGATCGTATACCACGGAGAACGGCGAAGCGACCCGTCATCGTTCAGCGCTTCGTTCACCACGTCCCAACCCTTGATGCGTCCCTTGTACCGGCCGACCACCGTGAAGATGTGGTCGCGCATCCGGGCGAGCAGGGTGTCGCGGCTCACCGGATTCCCGGCGCCGTCCTGGAACACCCAGCGGGGCACCTGGCTGTGCCACACGAGCGTGTGTCCGACGATGAACATGCCGTGGCGCGTCCCGAAGTCGACGTAGCGGTCGGCGGCGGCGAAGTCGTACACACCGAGGCCCGGATGCACGTGCTCCCACTTCAGCACGTTCTCCGGTGTGATGGTGTTGAACTGACGGACGATGAGCGTCGCGCCGACCGTGTCGCGCCCCGTGAACTGGTTTTCGTTCACCGCCGCGCCGACGTGGAACGATCCGGCGAATGCGTCCTTGAGCGACGACGGCGCGCCGCCGCCGGTGTTCATTCCGCCGTGCGTGCAGCCGCAGACTGCCAGCGACGAGAAGGCGAGCGCGAGTTTCACTCGATGGCGACTATTTGAGGATCGCAAGCGATCCCTCCTTTCCGACCAGGGTTCCGGGAGCAGCGACACCGACTCCGCCTTCGTACGATCGGCGGCGCTCTTCCAGCTCCGC contains the following coding sequences:
- a CDS encoding endo-1,4-beta-xylanase, with amino-acid sequence MKLALAFSSLAVCGCTHGGMNTGGGAPSSLKDAFAGSFHVGAAVNENQFTGRDTVGATLIVRQFNTITPENVLKWEHVHPGLGVYDFAAADRYVDFGTRHGMFIVGHTLVWHSQVPRWVFQDGAGNPVSRDTLLARMRDHIFTVVGRYKGRIKGWDVVNEALNDDGSLRRSPWYTIIGEDYLVKAFQFAHEADPSAQLYYNDYSLDNAPKRNGAVALVKRLQAAGVPVYAVGSQSHDKMDWPSVAQVDSTIRALSATGVKVNITELDVDILPPATQNRGADVATRGQASAAANPYAAGLPDSVQRALAARYADLFRVFASHRNVIDRVTFWGVGDGDSWLNNWPVPGRTSYPLLFDRADRPKPAFDAVMSVAARATAR
- a CDS encoding FadR/GntR family transcriptional regulator, producing MRDAFAPVLKQSLSDKLAQRIRAMIQKGDYGQGDRLPPIMEMAKRFSVGHPTIREALKKLETMGIVEIRHGSGVYVSRSEEVLVLASPDYPGTVTKKLLLDLIDTRMPLEMKSVSEAVKNATLEDLVEMRRLLKQAGDNFDDDVVLNETNMGFHRQIAIASGNTVLLQLLDVLRDLFTEEQRLILGIFGSRERDHREHLAILEALENRDEPLGVERMRKHLQGVADSIHRWDPDNHPVS
- a CDS encoding endo-1,4-beta-xylanase, whose amino-acid sequence is MRAFPGVAAAAAALILGACGGSGDSGTTTPLEKTCAQDPTQAKCITPPTTTLRGLASAKGRSFGVSVDAAFFGASPAAYDAVVAREFNLIVAGNVMKWSSIHRDSRYSYRWTNPDSMVAFAQANGMKVRGHTLVWYQQNPAWLTGATWDPDTLKVVLKEHIDSVVGHYKGKILAWDVVNEAFNDGTGSLRVTGSPWATTLGAGYIDLAFQEARAADPAALLFYNDYNLETPGLKQDSVFARLSGMKSRGVPIDGIGFQAHFQVNADATGVPSKETLIATFNRFAALGLKIHITELDIRVRTPGATSAELTAQSQGFTNITAACLAVAACEAMIVWGLNDGESWVNSTFPGYGQALLFDDSYGKKATYNAVTASLQAP